Genomic DNA from Dissulfuribacter thermophilus:
TTTCCTGAAGGAGCTTTAAAGACATGAGCCACAGTCGCGTTGGCTTCTGTTTCATTCACTTTTGTAACTGCCTTGTCATAATATTCTTCGCCAGCGAAGGCGAGTACAACCCGATAGGACCTATCGATTCCCTTGATAAGAACACTTAGATCCGCCTCATAAATAGGAGTATAACTAAAATCAATCCTGTTTTTTCCGCCTTCTGCTATAAATATGCCATCTCGTTTCTGAGGCTTGTGTCGGCGTGGCCAGCAAACTAATGTATATGTCCCTGTTGGCATCTTTAGTCTGTATAAAGCGATACCATTTAAATTGGCACGAGTCACGACTATTTTTCTATTAGTAGAATTAGAGACTATTAGACTGATTCGTTCACCTGGTTCAAGGCCAGTTATCGTTCCGTAAAGTTCGCCCATTATTAATGACGATAGAGAAAAATCTATATTAGTTGCATTATTTGAACTTAGATCAATTAAGTCTGCATTTTCTGGCTTGAACACAATCGAGTTCGCTTTCCAGTATACATGTAAATCTCTGTTCTTGAGATATAATCCCAATTTGTAATCAGGATTTGCTGGAAGCCCAGAGATACAATAACTGATTGTATCATTATCCCCTGGATTAAGGCTTATACTCTTTTGAAAACCACTATTATTACTCCAGGCAGTGGCTAGAATTTCAGATTCCCCAAGAGGGGCAAGGCCGGCGATGCTGCCGCAGATACTGAAAACAAGGGGAACAGGATACTTTAAACTAATAGATTCATCTGCATTGGTAATTTCAACGTAAATTGCATCATTAGGGCTTCTAATACCATCAGTGTCATTACCTGCGTAATAATATACTCCCTCTGGTCCCTCTACCGATATTAAATACCTACCCTGAGGAAGCCTGAGCGTCTTTGAAATTCCATTTTGGACATCTTCATTATTTGGAATAAATGTTATGACCTTATCAACCTCGTCACTAAGGGCCCTTATTCTGTATAATTCACCTTCCTTAAGCCCTGAAAGAATTCTTACTGTCAAAGAGTAATGGAGAAACGATTTAAGATCGAAATCTATGTTAGATGTTACATTTCCCGCTTCAACACTGACCAAGGTCGCCTGTTCTGGATCTAAAGCAAAATTCACACCATTATAAAATACAGGAGTATTGTCGTTACCCAAAAAGATGACCACTAAATAATCATCTGCAGGAATCAATTCAGTGATGCTGTAAGTGCCATTATCTGCTATTGCACCTGTACCAAACCCCCCTGTGAGATCAGAATAGGCCCAGACCTCTGAATATGCGAGACCTGGTGGAATGTTGCTTACAGTCCCTGTGATCTTCCCAAAGGTATCTTTTTGGGGAAAACTCAGCACCAAATCCCTATGAATCAATGCAGATTCATCTACAGTAATTTCACGTTCACCAGTGGTGTTATCTTCCCACCACAATATCTGGCCATCTTTTAGAGCGGCGAGGAAATAAGTTCCACAAGGCAATTTAAAATTAAAGGGAACATCCTGGGGATTAGATGGATCAAGGTTTCGATCTTCTGAGCGAACCAATGCCAAACTATCAGAATCCCAGACTCCAATTGTCACGTTGCCTGTAGCATTTTTTAATGTTCCTGAGATTTCACCAGCAGGATCCAACTTGAAATTTAGTGTGGCACTTTGGTTTTCTATTATTGAAATCGTCGTATTTGATGACTGATAACAGGGATAACGTGTTGCATTTACAGAATAATCACCTGGCAGGACCTTAAAGGCATACTTTCCATCGATGCCGGACTGCGCACTATAGGGGCCTGCTTTTATGATTGCCCCACTTAGTGGATCGCCTGTAATGGAATCAGTTATAAGACCCCTTATAGTGGCTGAAGGTTCTAACTGAAAGTCAATTTGCCGATCATCTCCCCAACTTATACTAACTGTGTTTTGAGCAGTCTTATAACCATATTTTGAGGCTTCAACAGTGCAGTTTCCAGCTGGAATATACAGCTCATAGAGTCCATTTTGATCCGTCAGGGTCTGGAATCCACATGCCCTGACATTTGCACCTAATATAGCCAGACCTAAAACAGAATCTTTTACACTACCAGTCAACCGCGCAAATGGACTAATTTTAAAATCTTTTCTTAGGGTTCCCCCATTGGGAATTGAAATTGTCTCTTCAGTTGCCCTATATCTTTCTTTCTCAATCCTTACTGTATGCTCACCAGGTTCACATTGAATACGAAATGATCCGTCAGGCCCAGATTGCGCTTCGCAGGTAGTATTTTTCAGTGATATATAAGCCCCACTTATAGTGGCATTAGTGACAGAGTCTTTTACATAGCCCTCTAAGATTCCAGGATTCAATATAAGTTCTAGTACTTGGTCATGAACCGTGGTTCCATCCTCCGGTATTGATACGCTTACCTCGGCAGGATTGTAATTGGGTGCCTCGAATCGAAGAGTGTAATCGCCAGGGGGGATATTTAGCAGGCTGTAATGGCCGCCTGTGTCTGTGACAGTTTCATACGCGGTCCCTTTTAAAAAGGCCCTTACACCATCTATGGGATTATTATTGGTATCGATTACTGTTCCACTAACACTTCCTGGCCGGATTTTTTCCAACTGAATCGCAAGGGTATTAGTTTGCCCTTCTGTTACTATTATAGATGACAACGTCTTTTCATGATATCCTTCCTTGGTTACCCTTACAGCATAGGTTCCAACGGGAACTACAAATGAAAACTGGCCATTCTGATCACTCTGAGTAGACCTATTAAGTGCATCTATATAAATGAATGCAGAGGGGACTACAGCACCAGACACCTTATCAGTAATGGTTCCATTGATTGTTCCAAGCGGACTTTTGGCCTGCACTACAATAGTAACTTCTTCTATGAAGGGCACAGTCTCAGTCAAATTCAATATGTTGTCATACCACTTGGGTTTATAATCTTCATTGGGAATAGCTTGAATCTTATATTCACCAAAAGGAAGTGTTCCCCCATCCAAGGTCCTGTCTATCTGGAAAACTCCATCATTGTCGGTGTATACCCCGGCTGTCAGATTCATTGTCTGCGCATCATAAGCATTTACCAAAACGCCCTGGAGAGGTATACCCTGTGCATCTGTTACCATCCCACGAATATATGTACTGGCCTCAGCAATGGATGAGGTCAAGGCCATTAGCACGACAAATAACTTTAACCAACCTACTGTTATTGTCTTAAAATATTTCATATTCCCCCCCCATGCGTTTTAATGTAAATCTAGGCCACCCCAATTATAGTTAGTTAGCCCCTTTGAAGCTGGTTCGTTGGTCGGTGCTATTAGATAATAAAATTTAGATACAGTCTTTGAGGTATTTAGAGTAAATTTCTTATCCAATCTGGTTACACCAGTGGCATAAGGCCTGATTCCCTGCTCCAGAGAGACCAAGGTCCCTTCTGGGCTTATCAACTGGAGACCATCATCAGTTTCAACTCCCAGATAAAGATCGACTTCTCCGTCATTATATAATGGCGTCTGAATCGAGACTTCTAAGGTCCCATGATTATTGGTCACCGCTACTGGTTGTTGCAGTGGGTCGGGTAATGGTAAAGGATTGGTTATTTGTCCTCCTTGAATTCCCTTTGGAACTCCAGACACAGCCAAATCAAATGACCTGAGTATTCCATGGAAATTGTCAGTCAAAGGCTCGCCTTCTGGGGTAATCAAAACGTAAAACTTGTAATATCCCTCTGGGAAGACACTGATCGGGTATTTTGCGATTTGATTTTTTTGTATTGCCTTCTTATTACCTCGCAAAAACGGTACTAGTGTCTGCGATAGCCCGCCCTGTTGGTCAAAGAAAGCCAGGATTTGATCGCCTCCATCAGGAGGCTCAAAACTAACTGCTACATATACATCTGTCCCCTTGGAATATTGAGCAACAGACAGCAAAAGTTCCAAATTCCCTCCTTCCATATTTGCAGCAAGAGGCTGGGAAACAGGATCTGGAATGTTTGCTGGACTTTTAATAGTGGCAATATCTTGTTTCTCAATATTTGGTACTACATAGACATCTATATTAATGGGATCTCCTGTGGCATCTTTGACCTCAATTGAGGAAAATCCTCGGTTGATCCCCTCAATGCTGAGTTGTGAACCAGTAAGATATGAACGTGCCAAGTAAACATTACCTTTTTTAGATAATTTATATGGTGGGATACCTCCTTCCAGATTGATTCTTATTTTTTCACCTTCTACAACATAAATTTTTGAAACTCCCCCCTCTACCTGGAAGGCCTTCCCATTTTCCACCACCCTTGAAAAGAATTTATTAGAGACATGCCCAGCCTTATCATGGGCCTCAACAGAAATAACGTATAGACCAGGTAAGAGCACTGTGACCATGCTGAGACTCTTACCATCATCAGATAATTCTCTTGAAAAAACTGGCTGTGGTGTTAATGGATCGCCATTTTCATTAGTTATTTTTGCAATGGTGGCAGCCTCATCGATAAGGCCATCAGGATCTGAAATCTTCACCCATACCTGATTTCCTTGAATCTCTACACCAATATTTGGAGGCTCCTTATCTTCGGTTATGATCAATTTTACAGTTTTGCCTGGCGATTCATTGCCAGCATGGTCAACAGCACTAACCTTAAAGACGTACTCTACATCCGTATAAAGCTGCGATACACTAAATGTAGCAGATGTTGCTGGGACACTACCGATTAACTCAAAACTATCGTCGACAGTTTGTTTCTTGTATATTTTATAGCTAACTACATCTGAACTCGGAGACGGATCCCATTTGAGTATTGCTGTCCGGCCATCAATCCTTCCTACAAGCTGTCCAACATCTATTGGAGGTTTTTTATCTTCTTTGGCTACGTCTATTGTCGCCCCTCTTGTAACTTCATGGCCTTTTTCATCTTTGAGCACAAAACTTATGTAATAAGTCCCTTCAGTGGCTGGTGCTATCCATTTAGTTTGTATCTCTGTTGGATAATCAGGTGAGACTGTTCCTGACTGTGGATTGAATCCCCCTGAATCCGCTGTAAATTCATATTGTAAAATATCATTATCTGGATCTTCTACTGAAATTTTGAAAGAAACCGTCTCTCCAGGTTTCACCATCAATGGCGCAACATGCCAGTTGGATATCTGTGGAGATCTGTTGACAACCTTAAGCCTAAGATTGATCCATGTAACCGGAGGCATCCAAAACTCTCCAGACCAGATTGCTTTGATATCACTTCCAGTTGACGGATCTATTGGCTCAGCCACATATTCAAGGTTTCTCTCGCTATCCCAAAAAAGAAAATTTATTTGATCTCCAGCGGATGGACCTTCCACATAATCCGTGGATGGATCATCGCCATAAACTGCTATCCAAAATTGGTTGGGGAAATATAATCCTATTGTGGCATCACCCACAATTGATGCTCCTATCACGCGTCCATTTAAATCTAGTGCCGCTAGTTCATCACCTGTACCAATTTCTATATCCGATCCCACGATAACCCCCTGGAATACATGCATTAGCGGTGATGCTACTGGTTGTTCAAAATGTCTGGTTTCTAGAGTGAATTCGTTTGCATTTACACATGTTACCATGAAAAAAAACAATAATATCGAAACGAAAGCCACTTTTCGTAACATAGGAGCTTCTTGAAATCTTTCACCTTCCATTCCTGTCTTCATCACCATCTCTTCAGCACTCTGGCATGACAACAATTGGGGAGATTGTCCATCCATCAAAGTAATGGATGAACAATCTCCCATATCTCAATTCAGTTATGGAGTCACACTAGAAATAGGCCAGGTAGCAGCATTATTAGTATG
This window encodes:
- a CDS encoding carboxypeptidase regulatory-like domain-containing protein, with protein sequence MKYFKTITVGWLKLFVVLMALTSSIAEASTYIRGMVTDAQGIPLQGVLVNAYDAQTMNLTAGVYTDNDGVFQIDRTLDGGTLPFGEYKIQAIPNEDYKPKWYDNILNLTETVPFIEEVTIVVQAKSPLGTINGTITDKVSGAVVPSAFIYIDALNRSTQSDQNGQFSFVVPVGTYAVRVTKEGYHEKTLSSIIVTEGQTNTLAIQLEKIRPGSVSGTVIDTNNNPIDGVRAFLKGTAYETVTDTGGHYSLLNIPPGDYTLRFEAPNYNPAEVSVSIPEDGTTVHDQVLELILNPGILEGYVKDSVTNATISGAYISLKNTTCEAQSGPDGSFRIQCEPGEHTVRIEKERYRATEETISIPNGGTLRKDFKISPFARLTGSVKDSVLGLAILGANVRACGFQTLTDQNGLYELYIPAGNCTVEASKYGYKTAQNTVSISWGDDRQIDFQLEPSATIRGLITDSITGDPLSGAIIKAGPYSAQSGIDGKYAFKVLPGDYSVNATRYPCYQSSNTTISIIENQSATLNFKLDPAGEISGTLKNATGNVTIGVWDSDSLALVRSEDRNLDPSNPQDVPFNFKLPCGTYFLAALKDGQILWWEDNTTGEREITVDESALIHRDLVLSFPQKDTFGKITGTVSNIPPGLAYSEVWAYSDLTGGFGTGAIADNGTYSITELIPADDYLVVIFLGNDNTPVFYNGVNFALDPEQATLVSVEAGNVTSNIDFDLKSFLHYSLTVRILSGLKEGELYRIRALSDEVDKVITFIPNNEDVQNGISKTLRLPQGRYLISVEGPEGVYYYAGNDTDGIRSPNDAIYVEITNADESISLKYPVPLVFSICGSIAGLAPLGESEILATAWSNNSGFQKSISLNPGDNDTISYCISGLPANPDYKLGLYLKNRDLHVYWKANSIVFKPENADLIDLSSNNATNIDFSLSSLIMGELYGTITGLEPGERISLIVSNSTNRKIVVTRANLNGIALYRLKMPTGTYTLVCWPRRHKPQKRDGIFIAEGGKNRIDFSYTPIYEADLSVLIKGIDRSYRVVLAFAGEEYYDKAVTKVNETEANATVAHVFKAPSGNYTAFYAIYHGDDLVAYDDTNVTIAGANIVKQIGVVDLSGIISISANVTGISPDAGWVDILILDSAGQYYSGAGGAPDDNHQLAHDFQLPSGTYQLKAVQWDANMTVIGSLCEFNGTVTNSGTYKIDCSK
- a CDS encoding fibronectin type III domain-containing protein, yielding MKTGMEGERFQEAPMLRKVAFVSILLFFFMVTCVNANEFTLETRHFEQPVASPLMHVFQGVIVGSDIEIGTGDELAALDLNGRVIGASIVGDATIGLYFPNQFWIAVYGDDPSTDYVEGPSAGDQINFLFWDSERNLEYVAEPIDPSTGSDIKAIWSGEFWMPPVTWINLRLKVVNRSPQISNWHVAPLMVKPGETVSFKISVEDPDNDILQYEFTADSGGFNPQSGTVSPDYPTEIQTKWIAPATEGTYYISFVLKDEKGHEVTRGATIDVAKEDKKPPIDVGQLVGRIDGRTAILKWDPSPSSDVVSYKIYKKQTVDDSFELIGSVPATSATFSVSQLYTDVEYVFKVSAVDHAGNESPGKTVKLIITEDKEPPNIGVEIQGNQVWVKISDPDGLIDEAATIAKITNENGDPLTPQPVFSRELSDDGKSLSMVTVLLPGLYVISVEAHDKAGHVSNKFFSRVVENGKAFQVEGGVSKIYVVEGEKIRINLEGGIPPYKLSKKGNVYLARSYLTGSQLSIEGINRGFSSIEVKDATGDPINIDVYVVPNIEKQDIATIKSPANIPDPVSQPLAANMEGGNLELLLSVAQYSKGTDVYVAVSFEPPDGGDQILAFFDQQGGLSQTLVPFLRGNKKAIQKNQIAKYPISVFPEGYYKFYVLITPEGEPLTDNFHGILRSFDLAVSGVPKGIQGGQITNPLPLPDPLQQPVAVTNNHGTLEVSIQTPLYNDGEVDLYLGVETDDGLQLISPEGTLVSLEQGIRPYATGVTRLDKKFTLNTSKTVSKFYYLIAPTNEPASKGLTNYNWGGLDLH